TTTGGACAATGCCGACGGATGGCAGGTGGTCAAAAAAGGCGACCTGATTACGGCTTCGCGATGGCCTGTGCTGCAAACATGGCCTTTCATCACACGATCGTTCCCGGTGCTTATCGACCTACCCGATACTTATCCGCAGAACCTGCTGTTTACCAACGCACATTTGAGTTGCTGCGCTAAAAATTCGGAGCGGCAATCACAAGTTGATGAATACGTTTCCTTTCTTTTGCAACTCAAAGAAGTAGGCGCCGGTCTTGGATTCACCGAATTTACGCCTTTCATTTATGCCGGCGACCTCAACCTGGTGGGTTATGCCCAGCAGCTAACTACCCTGCTCACCGGTGACATCCAAAATGTGAACCAATTCGGCCAGGGAGGCCCTCTGGACTGGGACGGTTCGGACCTTACGGACCAAATCTGCCGACAGGCCGATAAGCGCATGGCCTATACCTGGCGTAATGATCAAAGCCCCTACCCTCCCGGCAGGCTCGATTTTATGATCTATTCAGATATGGTAATGAACGCTGAGAAATCATTTACCCTTCAAACGGAGGTCATGTCTGCAGACAGACTCGATCTCTACAACCTGAGCACCAACGACACAGGCGGAGCTTCAGACCATTTTCCTGTAGTGACCGATTTTTCGCTAATGGTAATCGATAAAGTTCGTGAAACTGACCTTGGCCGGCACAAGCTGTACCCCAACCCCGTTGGTGACGAATTGACTATTGAATTGGCCGCTGATGATTCCTTTGATATTTTTGTGAGTGATGCTTTCGGAAAAATTGTGGCCAGTAAAAAGGACGGGACCGGCTCCGTTTCATTGAAAATGGGACATTTGACGGCCGGTGTTTATTTTGTAAAACTGGAGGATAAAGAGGGCGCTGTTTTTAAATATAAAATTGTGAAGGAGTGATGTCATGCATAATTCGCAGATTAATGGTACTCCAAAAAATAACCTAATTCCGGAGCATTTTCCCATGCCATTTCATTTTCGTTTTGAGTGATCGTTAAAATTAAACACCCGTTGAAAAGAATATAATATCAAACGCTTCACCCATAACTTGCCTGGATACCTATCACATATTTGGAATGCTTCGTAGGCCTTAAAGGGAAAAATTGAGTAATCCGATCCGCCTCTTCGGAAAATTCCTGATCGTATTTAATTTCCAATACCGTTTTTTCAGAAAAAGCATACGGCAAAAGGGCCCGTGATGTTTCAAACCTTCCGTATTTCATATCTAAGTCAATCGTCAGCCTAAAACGATTGTCGGGCGTAGCATAATAATAACGGAGATAGGAATTGATCAGTACGGGAGAAAGGTTGAGATTGGATATTTGAGGGATTTCCCGGGCTGCTTTGGCAATATCCTTCCAAAAAGTATCTTGCAAGGGGAATACATTTTTATACCCCAGTTCCCCATGTTTTACCTTTTCTTCGAGCACAGGCTTCAGGAGGTGGTCAAAATGCTCGCCATACCAGCGCAACCTGAATTTCGTCCGGTCACCAATGCCTATAATATTATCCTGATAAGCCGAAAAGCTTACCGTATCAAAATAAACGTTGTTGACGCGGCGCACAGGAAAGGCTTCCCGGAAACCAACCGGGAGCAGGCGCACCATCTGCTGAATGTCAAACAGGGGTACGTTTTCAAGCACATATTTTCTTTCGTAGCGCATGGGCTGGTTGCTGGTTACTGGTTGCTGGTTGCTTGTTGCTTGTTGCTTGTTACTGGTTGTCTTGTTGCAAAATAGCAGAAAGACATGATTACCAGGGAATACTCAATCCTGTTTATCCAATAATCCTAAAAATCATGATCCTGACAAAATGCTCGTTACTGGTTGCTTGTTACTGGTTGTCTTGTTGCAAAATAGCAGAAAGACATGATTACCAGGGAATACTCAATCCTGTTTATCCAATAATCCTAAAAATCATGATCCTGACAAAATGCTCGTTACTGGTTGCTTGTTGCTTGTTGTCTTGTTGCAAAATAGCAGAAAGACATGATTACCAGGGAATACTCAATCCTGTTTATCCAATAATCCTAAAAATCATGATCCTGACAAAATGCTGGATACTGGTTGACTTATTACAATAAACATTCCGCCCACCGTCCACCGAAAAACCGGCTAAAGCTGCACCCGCTCTGCGATCTCGAGGCCGTAACCGGAAAGGGCCACGCGGTGTTTGGCATTTCGGGAGAGCAGTTTGAGTTTGGAAATGCCCAGGTCTCTTAGTATTTGAGCTCCGACCCCAAAATCTTTTTGCTCTGTTCCCTGTATGTTACTGTTCAGGCTAATCCCATTGGCATTTTGTTTGTCCAGCATTTTCAGGGTATGCAGGATGGAGTCCTTTTTTTCGCTGTGCCGCATAAACAAAACAAGACCTTTTCCCTCATCGGCAATGATCTTTACGGCTCTTTGGAGGCATTCGCCATAATTATCAAAAAGTGAACCGAGCACATCTCCTGTTTCAGTGGAAGAATGAACACGCACCAGTACGGGTTCGTTGGGTTCCCAACTTCCTTTTTTAATAGCCAGGTGAATATCATCTGTCGTTTGCTGGCGGTAGGCTATCACTTCAAAATCACCATAATTTGTTTCCAGATTAACACTCAATTCCCTTTTAATGAGCCTTTCTGTTTGCATGCGGAAGGCAACCAGGTCTTTAATAGCGATGATTTTCATCTCAAAATGTTTGGCTACTTCTATCAAACGGGGCAGGCGCGCGGCACTACCATCATCATCCAGGATTTCCACCAATACCCCGGCAGGAAAAAACCCGGACAGACGGGCAAGGTCTATGGCTGCTTCTGTATGCCCGGTGCGGCGAAGCACGCCGCCTGTTTTGGCTTTCAGTGGGAAAATATGCCCTGGACGAGCAAAATCAGTAGATTTTGTATTGGGATCTACCAAAGCGCGAATGCCTGTGGCCCGGTCATAGGCAGAGATACCTGTGGTACATCCCTGGCCAATGAGGTCCACAGAAATGGTGAATGCCGTTTCATGGACCGCTGTATTGGAAGACACCATCATATCCAGTTTCAGCTCATGAGCTCTTTTCTCATCGATTGGGGTGCAGATCAATCCCCGGCCGTATTTGGACATAAAATTGATGATCTCCGGTGTCACGCATTCCGCCGCACAGATAAAATCGCCTTCATTTTCCCGATCTTCATCGTCCACTACAATGATTATTTTCCCGGCTTTTATATCAGCAATAGCCTCTTCGATCGTATTCAATTTGAAATTGGTATCAATTCCGTTTTGGAGGTTCCCAAGCATTGTGTTTGATTCCTTTTAAAAAATTAATAAATCCCATAAAAAGAGCGACGTTCATCATCAAAAAATAACGGATGCTCCTCAATAAAAATATATTTAAGCCTATTTTGTTCAAAATCTTATCCAAAGAAAGTACAGAAAAGATTCCCAAAACAAGGGCTAAAAAAATCAGTTGGTACAAATAAAATCCCGCCCAGGCCAAAGCTCCACTTACAAAAATCATAATGAGCATAAAAAATGGCCCGAACCACCTTAGTATTTTATGAGAAAACAGTATAAAAGCCGGCAACTTGACAGGTGGCCACCAAA
This sequence is a window from Lewinellaceae bacterium. Protein-coding genes within it:
- a CDS encoding T9SS type A sorting domain-containing protein, which codes for MDTFIRFLNHKNLGSMRTPAFLTLLLFFRLSFLFSQSAPISIDGKFTEWPEEVSGYTDPDETVSNVDLLSFQVTNDEEFLFLKIVLGTAINLKENDPIAHSIYLYIDTDDNASTGFNVQDGFGSELGINFSNLSANFDVSPPQTINFSDIRLRIGPTVTSTEFEIAIARNAVPDNVHALFSSPTIKILFKNWHNGDVMPDEGSFFSYTFDNTPVEPLVPTSLEKENPSYLRTVAYNTLFDGLLESARLPHFEKVLKALNPDIIGFSECYDTPAATVASLLNNWLPLDNADGWQVVKKGDLITASRWPVLQTWPFITRSFPVLIDLPDTYPQNLLFTNAHLSCCAKNSERQSQVDEYVSFLLQLKEVGAGLGFTEFTPFIYAGDLNLVGYAQQLTTLLTGDIQNVNQFGQGGPLDWDGSDLTDQICRQADKRMAYTWRNDQSPYPPGRLDFMIYSDMVMNAEKSFTLQTEVMSADRLDLYNLSTNDTGGASDHFPVVTDFSLMVIDKVRETDLGRHKLYPNPVGDELTIELAADDSFDIFVSDAFGKIVASKKDGTGSVSLKMGHLTAGVYFVKLEDKEGAVFKYKIVKE
- the ribB gene encoding 3,4-dihydroxy-2-butanone-4-phosphate synthase; amino-acid sequence: MLGNLQNGIDTNFKLNTIEEAIADIKAGKIIIVVDDEDRENEGDFICAAECVTPEIINFMSKYGRGLICTPIDEKRAHELKLDMMVSSNTAVHETAFTISVDLIGQGCTTGISAYDRATGIRALVDPNTKSTDFARPGHIFPLKAKTGGVLRRTGHTEAAIDLARLSGFFPAGVLVEILDDDGSAARLPRLIEVAKHFEMKIIAIKDLVAFRMQTERLIKRELSVNLETNYGDFEVIAYRQQTTDDIHLAIKKGSWEPNEPVLVRVHSSTETGDVLGSLFDNYGECLQRAVKIIADEGKGLVLFMRHSEKKDSILHTLKMLDKQNANGISLNSNIQGTEQKDFGVGAQILRDLGISKLKLLSRNAKHRVALSGYGLEIAERVQL
- a CDS encoding polyphosphate polymerase domain-containing protein, yielding MRYERKYVLENVPLFDIQQMVRLLPVGFREAFPVRRVNNVYFDTVSFSAYQDNIIGIGDRTKFRLRWYGEHFDHLLKPVLEEKVKHGELGYKNVFPLQDTFWKDIAKAAREIPQISNLNLSPVLINSYLRYYYATPDNRFRLTIDLDMKYGRFETSRALLPYAFSEKTVLEIKYDQEFSEEADRITQFFPLRPTKHSKYVIGIQASYG